Within the Ciconia boyciana chromosome 19, ASM3463844v1, whole genome shotgun sequence genome, the region taaaggcattttaaagGAGTAAAAATACAAGTCAAGATCCCAacctctgaaaataataaatagcacGTTCATAGCGAggtccttttttcctttctgtttaaatCTGCTTAAAAACCCCCAACAGGGCTCCATACAACGGAGCCAACAgaagagtggggtttttttttttttcgggttttttttttttttttttgagggggggaaATCGCTTTAGGCAAAGTCACCAAGGCCTCCACACCGATTCACTGCGCTCTCCGATGGGACTTCCCGCCTGGGACGCTGGAACGATGCTGCCCCCAAATGATGTCAACCCCTGCACCGGGGATGCCGACGGGGTGGCGGCCCCGTTCCCCGAGCCGCTGCCTGCGGACACCGGCACGTTGGCATTGGCATACAGGGGAATAACTGGTCCGGAGCTGGGAGGGAAAGCCGGGTTCGGGATGAGAAAAGCAAACTGGCCGTCGGTAGCAGGGACGAGCTGGAAGCCCCCGTAGACCTTGGGGGACAGGGCTTCAGCAGGGTTCAGTTTGCAGGGCACGGGCACGGCTCCGGCTGCTGCGGGGGGCAGCTGGACGTGCAGAGGCTGCTGCGCCAGATGTGCGGGCTGGCCGGACGGCGGTGGTGGTGGCGGGTAGTTCATGGCCACGATCTGACCCAGGCAAGCCGAGAGGTGACTGAGGAGGCGGGTACGCACGTCGGTGTTCACCCCTTCGCAGGTGGACAGGAACCGGGTCACCTCGTTCATGCACTCGTTGAATCCAGCCCGGTACTTGCCGAGGACGGTGGGGTCGGCGCTGAGCGCAGCTGGAGGGCGGAGGGGGCGGCAGGTGAGCAGCGGGCCAGCAGCGCGGTCCCCGGTGCCCGGTCCCCCGGTGCCCAGCCCCCGGTCCGGAgcaccccacccccctcccccgggcaggcaggcaggcaggcagcgctTACCCGTCATCTGCGCCCGCTGCAGGTTCCGCAGGTGCTTGACGGTCATCTCCAGGATGTCCGCCTTCTCCAGCTTGGAGTGCCGGGAGCTCTGCGGGGAGAGAGCGGCACCGTCAGGGCTGCCCGCggccggccgggccccccgcagcccccccctccgccgccggccCCACTTACGTCCTTCTTCAGCGCGTCCAGGATGAGGGTCTTCAGCTGCCCCAGGCTCTCGTTGATCCGCGCCCGGCGCCGCTTCTCCATGATGGGCTTGGAGGACTGCGGGGAGAGCGGAGCCGGTAAGCCACCCGCAGCCGGCCCggtcccgccccgcccggcccccccccaccccagccccggcaccgaCCTCAGCACGGCCGCGGGCTCGCCGCCATCCAgcgccgccgccaccaccaccgccGCCGCTGCGCCCCGACCGGCACCCGCCATTTACCTTCCGGTGCTCGCTGGCGCTCCGCGGCTTGTCCGGCGTGTGGCTGGCGCTGGCCGGCGCCCCCGCGATGGGCGAGGCGGTCGGCTTCTCCATGCCCGTGTCGGCGGGCAtggcgcggcgggcgggcgcgtgcggcgggcgcggggcgcgtgcggcggctgcggcgcggcggggccggcggtgCGGGCGGACGGCGCCCCCCGCCTTTATACCCGGCGGCGGCTCCCCATTCGTGTGAAACCGCCGCCGCGGCCGTTCCCACACTCCCGGCAGCCAATgagcgcccgccccgcgcccggccgccgcgccgcccgcgctCCCATTGGCCGGCGCCCCGCCGCCTGTCCGTCACGCGCgccggcccgccccgcgccggcggCCGCCGAGCGCGCGGCCACgtggggggcggccgggggcggagcgggcggggctgccccgggcaccgccgctccccccccccgctccccccgggggctgccccgcgcTGCTGcccccgggccggcggcgcgccgccccgcccccgggggcggggcgcaGAGCGAGCGCGGCCCGGCGGCCGGCCGGccgtccctccctgcctgcctgcctcccgcGCGCTGCTTGTGACACCCGCACCgcccggggccccgccgggcacgggctggcggcggg harbors:
- the HES4 gene encoding transcription factor HES-4 isoform X1, whose protein sequence is MPADTGMEKPTASPIAGAPASASHTPDKPRSASEHRKVNGGCRSGRSGGGGGGGGAGWRRARGRAESSKPIMEKRRRARINESLGQLKTLILDALKKDSSRHSKLEKADILEMTVKHLRNLQRAQMTAALSADPTVLGKYRAGFNECMNEVTRFLSTCEGVNTDVRTRLLSHLSACLGQIVAMNYPPPPPPSGQPAHLAQQPLHVQLPPAAAGAVPVPCKLNPAEALSPKVYGGFQLVPATDGQFAFLIPNPAFPPSSGPVIPLYANANVPVSAGSGSGNGAATPSASPVQGLTSFGGSIVPASQAGSPIGERSESVWRPW
- the HES4 gene encoding transcription factor HES-4 isoform X2 gives rise to the protein MPADTGMEKPTASPIAGAPASASHTPDKPRSASEHRKSSKPIMEKRRRARINESLGQLKTLILDALKKDSSRHSKLEKADILEMTVKHLRNLQRAQMTAALSADPTVLGKYRAGFNECMNEVTRFLSTCEGVNTDVRTRLLSHLSACLGQIVAMNYPPPPPPSGQPAHLAQQPLHVQLPPAAAGAVPVPCKLNPAEALSPKVYGGFQLVPATDGQFAFLIPNPAFPPSSGPVIPLYANANVPVSAGSGSGNGAATPSASPVQGLTSFGGSIVPASQAGSPIGERSESVWRPW